In Theileria parva strain Muguga chromosome 4 map unlocalized ctg_529, whole genome shotgun sequence, one DNA window encodes the following:
- the Kmt2c gene encoding PHD-finger family protein: MKERVPNSDSTDGFNVPLLGDDNGETRFEITCYSRSCKDIFIRDKLICCTTCRRCYHSGCNKPPLNYDIVIRYPWHCNSCKICVKCNDSESGVSRTLLICDSCDRAFHMECTRNKYTEVPSGNWFCDECQYCKSCDIKFSEQSIITEGYDNEGNKLCQSCMLKRKRGKDAGISYCCVCSKSINPIGIHQNRRVVCQKCCQNVHPNCSRLEEKADKFREGEESWICNNCYKILISFK; this comes from the exons atgaaaGAAAGGGTTCCCAACTCAGATTCCACTGATGGATTTAATGTTCCACTCTTAG GTGATGATAACGGAGAAACTAGATTTGAAATCACGTGTTATTCCAGGTCATGTAAggatatttttattagggataaattaatatgttGTACAACTTGCAGAAGATGTTATCATTCTGG CTGCAACAAACCTCCACTAAACTATGATATTGTCATCAGATACCCTTGGCATTGTAATTCTTGTAAA atatgtgtaaaatgtaatGACAGTGAGTCTGGAGTGAGTAGAACACTGTTAATATGTGATTCATGTGACCGAGCTTTTCATATGGAATGTACGAGGAACAAATACACCGAA GTACCAAGTGGAAACTGGTTTTGTGATGAATGTCAGTACTGTAAATCATGCGACATAAAATTTTCTGAGCAATCAATAATT ACAGAAGGATACGACAACGAGGGGAACAAGTTGTGTCAGTCTTGTATGTTAAAAAGGAAGAGGGGCAAGGATGCCGGTATCAGCTACTGTTGTGTATGCTCAAAGTCTATAAACCCAATTGGTATTCATCAGAATAGGAGAGTGGTTTGCCAAAAGTGTTGTCAAA ACGTGCACCCAAACTGCTCTCGTTTGGAGGAAAAAGCCGATAAATTTAGAGAGGGTGAAGAATCTTGGATATGTAATAATTgctataaaattttaatctcaTTCAAATAA
- the U2AF65B gene encoding RNA recognition motif family protein (or RNP domain; RBD; RRM) has translation MGQTEDLSNFDKKDANQQPPKRRRRREGKWDTIEDTVSLTELKAKTSEEEAKKRQKRLYVGNLPSGTKLQDVVDFFNGALMAMVPGNTIDPRDPLVTKTEIYNPDQGYCFLEFKTPELADLAFKLDGITCNGYSLKLRRPLDFNLGTNSDDTKVFVQNIPLDVTEDQMKELLEKHGKLKLANLLKDPATGVSKGYGFFEFEDARSSKLAVLHLNGSVLGKNVLSVKHAAFGYFASGGKPIDCKASNLPNSITQSILSNPLLGLQLQNGRRIGSNPSKVIQLLNMVFHEDLISDYNYNEIVRLVKEEAQKYGPLQEVVIPRPDKDLTFKEGVGKVFIRYEDLLSARKAQYMFNGRVFDKNRIVCSAFFPEDLFITGKYTLI, from the exons ATGGGCCAAACTGAAGATTTGTCCAATTTCGATAAGAAGGATGCAAATCAACAACCTCCCAAAAG GCGTCGGAGAAGGGAGGGTAAATGGGACACTATTGAAGATACCGTTTCTCTAACTGAATTAAAGGCCAAAACTTCAGAAGAGGAGGCCAAAAAACGGCAAAAGAGACTCTATGTAGGAAATCTGCCGTCAG GAACAAAATTGCAAGATGTGGTGGATTTTTTTAATGGAGCCTTGATGGCTATGGTTCCTGGAAACACCATTGATCCCAGGGACCCTCTAGTGACAAAAACCGAGATTTATAACCCTGACCAAGGTTACTGTTTCCTGGAGTTTAAGACTCCGGAACTGGCGGATTTGGCCTTTAAATTGGATGGTATAACATGTAATGGGTATTCTTTAAAGCTAAGGAGGCCTTTGGACTTTAATTTGGGCACGAATTCAGATGACACAAAGGTATTTGTCCAGAACATACCTCTGGATGTTACTGAGGATCAGATGAAGGAGTTACTTGAAAAGCACGGAAAGCTTAAGTTGGCTAACCTTTTGAAAGACCCTGCAACTGGAGTTAGTAAAGGTTATGGATTTTTTGAGTTTGAGGATGCTAGAAGTTCTAAACTTGCTGTTTTACACCTTAACGGGTCTGTTTTGGGTAAAAATGTACTGAGTGTCAAACATGCTGCTTTCGGGTATTTTGCCTCTGGAGGGAAGCCGATTGATTGTAAGGCGTCAAATTTGCCGAATTCAATAACTCAGTCTATTCTAAGTAATCCCCTCCTGGGGTTACAGTTACAGAACGGTAGGAGGATTGGATCAAACCCTTCAAAGGTGATTCAACTCCTCAATATGGTTTTCCACGAGGATTTAATAAGTGATTACAACTACAACGAGATAGTGAGACTTGTAAAGGAGGAGGCTCAAAAATATGGCCCCTTACAGGAGGTTGTTATTCCCAGGCCTGATAAGGATTTGACCTTTAAGGAAGGTGTTGGGAAGGTTTTTATAAGATATGAAGATTTATTATCTGCCAGAAAGGCTCAATACATGTTCAATGGGAGagtttttgataaaaacaGAATTGTTTGTTCCGCTTTCTTCCCGGAAGATTTATTCATTACAGGAAAATACACTCTTATctaa
- the TPX gene encoding Peroxiredoxin-1, producing MSPKVGLQAPNFKCEAVMPDGSFKEISLGDYLGKKYVVLFFYPLDFTFVCPTEIVAFNDAVAQFEQRNVQLLACSVDSKYCHLAWRNTPRDKAGVGQVKFPMLADMTKEVASSYGVLLDDLGISLRGLFLIDKKGVLQHSLVNNLPLGRNVNEVLRLVDALQVFETKGEVCPANWKLGDKGMQATTEGVVAHLTTKMS from the exons ATGTCACCGAAAGTAGGTTTACAAGCACCCAATTTTAAATGCGAGGCTGTCATGCCAGACGGCTCCTTCAAGGAAATATCACTGGGGGATTATTTGGGCAAGAAGTACGTTGTTTTATTCTTCTACCCTCTTGATTTCACCTTTGTGTGTCCCACGGAAATCGTTGCCTTCAACGATGCCGTCGCACAATTCGAGCAAAGAAACGTCCAACTCCTGGCTTGCAGCGTTGACTCCAAATACTGCCACTTGGCTTGGAGAAACACTCCAAGGGATAAGGCTGGAGTCGGACAGGTCAAGTTTCCGATGCTCGCAGACATGACTAAGGAAGTCGCCAGCAGCTATGGCGTTCTTCTCGATGATCTTGGTATTTCGCTTCGCGGACTCTTTCTCATTGACAAAAAAGGTGTTTTACAACACTCTCTCGTTAATAATCTACCACTCGGACGCAAT GTAAATGAAGTATTGAGATTAGTTGATGCATTACAAGTGTTTGAGACCAAGGGTGAAGTTTGTCCAGCCAATTGGAAATTGGGCGACAAGGGAATGCAGGCAACTACTGAGGGCGTTGTAGCTCATTTAACTACTAAAATGTCCTGA
- a CDS encoding GNL3L/Grn1 putative GTPase family protein: MVKLKKGTKRQELARKYNIQRMVSAHKKKLRRMAKKGLKAPTKAKIPEIPNCIFKKDILSNLKRTKEINDRKKELQKVNKQKLQE; encoded by the exons ATGGTTAAACTTAaga agGGAACTAAAAGGCAAGAACTTGCCAGAAAATACAAT ATCCAGCGTATGGTATCAGCCCATAAGAAAAAACTTCGAAGAATGGCCAAAAAAGGCTTAAAAG CTCCTACAAAGGCTAAGATCCCTGAAATACCAAATTGTATATTCAAAAAGGAcattttatctaatttaaaAAGAACCAAAGAAATAAACGACAGGAAAAAGGAGTTGCAAAAGGttaataaacaaaaattacaggaataa